The Peptococcaceae bacterium 1198_IL3148 nucleotide sequence GAGGGTTAATGGCCTCCAGTTATGTAGGTGGCTTGTCTGGAGCCTTCATACCGGTAAGCGAAGATGCCGGCATGATTAGGGCAGCCCAAGAGGGCGTATTGACTTTAGAAAAGCTTGAGGCGATGACCTGTGTCTGCTCAGTTGGTCTAGATATGATTGCGGTACCCGGCGATACCACAGCCGAAACCATAGCTGCCATCATTGCCGATGAAGCGGCCATTGGGATGATTAACACCAAAACCACTGCAGTGAGAATAATCCCTGCCCCCGGCAAAAAGATTGGGGAATTTGTAGAGTTTGGCGGTTTGTTGGGCAGAGCACCGGTAATGCCGGTAAAAAGTCAATCAGCAGCCCCTTTTGTCAAACGGGGTGGCAGAATTCCGGCTCCAGTACATAGCTTGAAAAATTAACTAGAGATTTTAAGTTGCGGCAGCAAGGACACCCTTGTTGTCGTATTTTTTTATATACACTAGGGAAAATTAACATATATATTTTGATCAAAAGCAGGTGATTAACAATGTCTGAAGTAACCAATGAAAGCATAAAAGCATTGGAAAAACGCGTGGGCGAATTGGCCACTAATATTGAAAAAATGAAACTGGCCGAATATGTTCACCTGCTAGAAAGTCCTTGGAAATTATTATGGGTTAACTTTACCAGTGGTGTCTCCCGAGGCCTTGGTATAGGTGTTGGATTTGCGGTTTTAGGTGCGCTGGTAATTTATATCTTGAAATCATTGGTGACTTTACCGGTAATAGGAAACTTTATCGCCCAATTAGTAGAAATAGTTCAGATACGCCTTGGTACATACTAAACACATATTTAGATAGCGGAGGTGGAACTGTGCAACAGGCGCAGATGGAATATTTAAAACAACAGATGTTGACAGAAAAACAAAACCAACTGCAACGGATTAGAGCCATAAATGAAGGTGGTTTAGGCGAATCGATGGACACATCTTTTGGTGAATTGTCCACCATCGATAACCACCCGGCGGATGTGGCCTCTGAAATGTTTGAACGCAGTAAAGACTTTGCTCTAAAGGAGAAAGCCAATATAGTGGTGGAAGCCATTAACCATGCCCTACAGGCGATGGAGCAGGGAAGCTATGGCAGGTGTGAAGTGTGTGGTAAAGAAATACCCTATGAAAGATTGGAAGCAGTACCCTACACCACCATTTGTCTAGACTGCAAACAAGCAGACACCGAGATACCCAACCGTCACCCTCGACCGGTGGAAGAGGACGTATTGATGCATCCCTTTGAACGCAGTTTTAATGATAATACCGATAAAAATTTTTATGACGGTGAGGATACCTGGCAGGACATTGCCCGCCATAGCCTTAGTTACGAAACAGATCCCGAATATGAGATCGATAGCATAGATCCTGAAGGTGACCAACATCAGGTGCAAAACGGAGTGGAAGAGGTGGACAATATTCCCTATGATGTAGAGGATGGTATTATCTACCAAAGTTTTAAATCAGTAGACAACTACGGTTCTGATCCCAATGAATATTAAACATTCATTACGTTAGGCCCAATTCATTGAGCCCACCAAAACGTAACATTTGCATTATCACAAATAAAAAATATTGCCCAGGCTGGTGTAGCCTAAGCAACTTGTTCGTTCTCAGCCGGTGTCTTTTGCCTGGTTTGATTTTTGTTTACCTGTTGAGATAAAGGTTACGGTAAACCCGGCACCTGCTGCACCGCTCACTTTGGGGATAGTTTCGCAGACCGAACTAAGCTCATCCGGCTGTCTCCGGCAGCGTACCCGGCAAATTCGCCGTCCATGGCTCAGTTGCCGGTGGCGCACGTCCTATGCGCCACCCTGCCTCCGACAACCTCCTTCGCTAACTTCGGTTCGCTGCGCCACTAGATGTCGTTCGCTACCGCAGCAGGTGCAGAGTTTTTCAATTAACCTTTTATCTAAAAAGCAAAGGCAAAAGACACCTGGATTTCGTTTAGTTGCTTCGGGGGCAGGCGTGAAAACCTGCCCCTTATTTGCTTTTGGCAACAGCCTCATTACCTTTGTATTTGATGGCAAATATGCTATAGTATTGTTTGTTAATATTTAGTATTTTGGGGGTAATGCTGTGCCGTTAATGTTAATTGCTGTTGCTGTTTTGTTTATTGACTTGCTATCAAAGCATATTGTTCAAAGTAGCATGGAGCTAAATCAATCAATTCCAGTGGTGGAAAATATTTTTCACCTCACATATATATTAAATCCCGGTGCTGCCTTTGGTATGTTGGCAAATCAAACTACTTTTTTTATTGTCATAACGGTGGCAATAATTATTGGGATGATGGTATTTTACAAACATATCCGTCGCGAAGGTCTATTGGTGCAGTTGGCATTAGGGATGATTGCCGGTGGCGCCTTGGGCAATCTAATTGATCGATTGAGGTATGGAAAAGTGGTCGACTTTTTGGATTTTCGTGTTTGGCCAATATTTAATCTGGCTGATACTGCCATTGTAATGGGAGTAGCACTGGTGATTTGGCAGATGTTGAAGGGGGAATTAAAATAAATGTCGATTATTCACAGGCTTGATGTTGAAGCCACAGATGCCGGTCTGCGATTAGATAAATATTTGTCCCAAGAATTGGACAATTTCACTCGCTCGTATATTCAAAAATTGTTGGCAGACGGACAGGTGACCGTTAATAACCATAAGCAAAAGGCCAGTTATAAAGTGCAGACGGGGGATGAAATTATTTTACAACAACCAGACCCCGTTGAACTTACTGTAGAACCAGAAAATATTCCCCTGGATATTTGTTACCAAGATGCTGATGTAATTGTGGTCAATAAGCCCCGAGGAATGGTGGTACATCCCGCCGAAGGAAATTATTCGGGAACGCTGGTAAACGCACTTTTATATCACTGTCAGGACTTGTCCGGTATTAATGGCATATTGCGGCCGGGCATTGTACACCGCATTGATAAAGACACCACCGGGTTATTGATGGTGGCTAAAAATGATGCTGCCCATTTGAACTTAGCTAAACAATTAAAGGATCACACAGTTACCCGGCGATATTCAGCCTTGGTGATGGGCAACATCAAAATAGATAGTGGTACCATTGATGCACCCATTGGCCGGGAC carries:
- a CDS encoding DUF5665 domain-containing protein; this translates as MSEVTNESIKALEKRVGELATNIEKMKLAEYVHLLESPWKLLWVNFTSGVSRGLGIGVGFAVLGALVIYILKSLVTLPVIGNFIAQLVEIVQIRLGTY
- a CDS encoding TraR/DksA C4-type zinc finger protein, which gives rise to MQQAQMEYLKQQMLTEKQNQLQRIRAINEGGLGESMDTSFGELSTIDNHPADVASEMFERSKDFALKEKANIVVEAINHALQAMEQGSYGRCEVCGKEIPYERLEAVPYTTICLDCKQADTEIPNRHPRPVEEDVLMHPFERSFNDNTDKNFYDGEDTWQDIARHSLSYETDPEYEIDSIDPEGDQHQVQNGVEEVDNIPYDVEDGIIYQSFKSVDNYGSDPNEY
- the lspA gene encoding signal peptidase II — translated: MLIAVAVLFIDLLSKHIVQSSMELNQSIPVVENIFHLTYILNPGAAFGMLANQTTFFIVITVAIIIGMMVFYKHIRREGLLVQLALGMIAGGALGNLIDRLRYGKVVDFLDFRVWPIFNLADTAIVMGVALVIWQMLKGELK
- a CDS encoding RluA family pseudouridine synthase, whose protein sequence is MSIIHRLDVEATDAGLRLDKYLSQELDNFTRSYIQKLLADGQVTVNNHKQKASYKVQTGDEIILQQPDPVELTVEPENIPLDICYQDADVIVVNKPRGMVVHPAEGNYSGTLVNALLYHCQDLSGINGILRPGIVHRIDKDTTGLLMVAKNDAAHLNLAKQLKDHTVTRRYSALVMGNIKIDSGTIDAPIGRDPKDRQKMAVIDKNSKPAITHYTVTNRYGQYTQVECRLETGRTHQIRVHMAYIKHPVVGDAKYGGNVKQFKLNGQLLHAAVLGFTHPVTGEYLEFRAPLPDDFRAVLRQLANGSN